The following coding sequences are from one Chroogloeocystis siderophila 5.2 s.c.1 window:
- a CDS encoding cysteine hydrolase family protein, which translates to MNRPLRTLGIPPNAWAVDEAIADITRPPLAPKIITLKTETKTLHLDLAKTAILVIDMQNDFCHPDGWLAHIGVDVTLARKPIEPINKLLPKLRDRNVPVIWLNWGNRPDLLNISANVRHVYDPTGDGIGLGDPLPSNNARVLMAGSWAAAVVDELKQLPQDICVDKYRMSGFWDTPLDSILRNLGRTTLLFAGVNADQCVLVTLQDANFLGYDCVLVKDCTATTSPEYCWQATIYNIKQCFGFVTDSQAILHALATSN; encoded by the coding sequence ATGAATCGACCCTTACGAACCCTAGGAATTCCACCAAATGCGTGGGCGGTAGATGAAGCGATCGCCGATATTACCCGTCCACCATTAGCTCCCAAAATTATTACACTTAAAACCGAAACCAAAACCTTACACCTCGACTTAGCCAAAACCGCAATTTTAGTCATTGATATGCAAAATGACTTTTGCCATCCTGATGGTTGGCTAGCACACATTGGTGTTGATGTCACCCTCGCCCGCAAGCCCATTGAGCCGATTAACAAACTGTTACCAAAATTACGCGATCGCAATGTCCCTGTCATTTGGCTAAATTGGGGAAATCGTCCTGACTTACTCAATATCAGTGCAAATGTGCGTCACGTCTACGATCCTACAGGCGATGGTATCGGGCTTGGCGATCCGTTACCAAGTAATAACGCTAGAGTATTAATGGCAGGAAGTTGGGCAGCGGCTGTCGTAGACGAACTCAAACAATTACCACAAGATATCTGTGTTGATAAGTATCGCATGAGTGGGTTTTGGGACACACCGCTGGATAGTATTCTGCGTAACTTGGGTAGAACTACATTGTTATTTGCAGGAGTCAACGCCGATCAATGTGTTTTAGTCACCTTGCAAGATGCAAATTTTTTAGGATATGACTGTGTATTAGTAAAAGACTGTACTGCGACAACTTCCCCAGAATACTGCTGGCAAGCAACAATTTATAACATAAAGCAGTGTTTTGGCTTTGTGACCGATTCTCAAGCTATCCTTCATGCGCTAGCAACTAGCAATTAG